One Triticum dicoccoides isolate Atlit2015 ecotype Zavitan chromosome 5B, WEW_v2.0, whole genome shotgun sequence genomic window carries:
- the LOC119312105 gene encoding uncharacterized protein LOC119312105: MLCYPRCSLRIQVAIATQNIAKNLLPEASLCTPFLFTKWSLICCHHITRFDSFCDTLSGLTGERRGGHPLDGAVQGGKGAGREASTRCMAVREPSREATMRCRDRGRRAGRRRGC; the protein is encoded by the exons ATGCTCTGTTACCCAAGATGCAGTTTAAGGATTCAAGTGGCGATTGCAACCCAAAACATTGCAAAGAATCTGCTACCAGAGGCTTCATTATGCACACCTTTTCTTTTTACAAAATGGAGTCTGATCTGCTGTCATCACATCACCAG GTTTGATTCCTTTTGTGACACATTAAGTGGCCTCACAG GTGAAAGGAGGGGCGGCCACCCACTCGACGGTGCGGTGCAGGGTGGCAAGGGAGCCGGCAGGGAGGCGTCAACGCGGTGCATGGCCGTGAGGGAACCGTCTAGGGAGGCGACGATGCGATGCAGGGATCGAGgccgccgtgcagggaggcgacggGGCTGCTGA